Proteins from one Candidatus Dormiibacterota bacterium genomic window:
- a CDS encoding ATP-dependent DNA ligase has protein sequence MTFAELSGYLDRLESTSSRNELVKTLAELYTKSSPDEIQPLTYLIQGRLVPFFEPVEIGLGEKLVIAAIAQAFGTPGEEVAKLFGRLGDLGLVAAQLAERGSSASPPVAEVHARLMEIAVAAGAGSVEKKRSLFAALLNQVDPTSAKHLVRIALGRLRLGIGDPTVLDALSFAKKGDKSLRPVLEGAYNRVSDLGLIARTFWSGGEGEVNALKITVGRPIRSQLAERLPNPEAVIKRLGLVAVQPKYDGIRVQIHKNSSAVRVFSRNLEDYTLMFSELTAAAQQLTDETLILDGEAIAYSKELEEYLPFQLTASRRRQHGIEQAAQDLPLVAFMFDILYRNGRDLTEMPYEERLALVDDVIAGSTVLLPAPIIKTDSVEVLTKTLLDSISQGLEGVVVKRPDSKYQAGARNFNWVKLKRHTSGELNDTVDLVLIGYYFGKGKRAEFGVGALLGGVYDAENDRFASITKLGTGLSDAEWRQIHERADKLQVDQRPARVDSILVPDVWLKPEVVVEVMADEITPSPRHTAGKIGDEPGFALRFPRIVSFRSADKRPEDATTVKEIAELFAQQRQRKQPA, from the coding sequence GTGACGTTTGCTGAGCTGAGCGGCTACCTCGACCGGCTCGAGTCGACCAGTAGCAGGAACGAGCTGGTAAAGACGTTGGCTGAGCTGTACACGAAGAGCTCGCCTGACGAGATTCAACCGCTGACCTACTTGATCCAGGGGCGGCTGGTTCCCTTCTTCGAGCCGGTCGAGATCGGCCTCGGCGAGAAACTGGTGATCGCGGCGATCGCCCAGGCGTTCGGGACGCCCGGTGAGGAAGTCGCGAAGCTCTTCGGCCGGCTCGGCGACCTCGGGTTGGTGGCGGCCCAGCTCGCGGAGCGCGGGTCGAGCGCCTCGCCGCCCGTCGCCGAAGTGCACGCCCGGTTGATGGAAATTGCCGTTGCTGCCGGCGCCGGGTCGGTCGAAAAGAAGCGCTCGCTCTTCGCCGCCTTGCTGAACCAGGTCGACCCGACGTCCGCCAAGCACCTGGTGCGGATCGCCCTTGGTCGCTTGCGGCTCGGCATCGGCGATCCCACGGTGCTCGATGCGCTCTCGTTTGCGAAGAAGGGCGACAAGTCGCTTCGGCCGGTGCTCGAAGGCGCGTACAACCGTGTGTCCGACCTTGGCCTGATCGCCAGGACCTTCTGGTCCGGTGGCGAAGGCGAGGTCAACGCGCTGAAGATCACGGTCGGACGGCCGATCCGGAGCCAGCTCGCCGAGCGCCTCCCCAACCCGGAAGCGGTCATCAAGCGGCTCGGATTGGTCGCCGTCCAGCCGAAGTACGACGGCATCCGGGTGCAGATCCACAAGAACAGCTCGGCTGTGCGCGTCTTCTCGCGCAACCTCGAGGATTACACCCTCATGTTCTCCGAGCTCACCGCGGCCGCCCAACAGTTGACGGACGAGACGCTCATCCTCGACGGTGAAGCGATCGCCTATAGCAAAGAATTGGAGGAGTACCTGCCCTTCCAGTTGACCGCGAGCCGGCGGCGGCAGCACGGCATCGAGCAAGCCGCCCAGGATCTGCCGCTGGTCGCCTTCATGTTCGACATCCTCTACCGCAACGGCCGCGACCTGACCGAGATGCCCTACGAGGAGCGGCTCGCGCTGGTCGATGACGTGATCGCCGGCTCGACCGTGCTGCTCCCTGCTCCAATCATCAAGACCGACTCGGTCGAAGTCCTGACCAAGACGCTCCTTGACTCGATCAGCCAAGGCCTGGAAGGCGTCGTCGTCAAGCGACCGGATTCGAAATACCAGGCGGGCGCCCGCAACTTCAACTGGGTCAAGCTCAAGCGCCATACGAGCGGGGAGCTCAACGACACCGTCGACCTGGTCCTGATCGGCTACTACTTCGGAAAAGGCAAACGGGCGGAGTTTGGAGTGGGCGCGCTGCTGGGGGGCGTCTACGATGCGGAAAACGACCGGTTTGCCAGCATCACCAAGCTTGGGACCGGCTTATCCGACGCTGAATGGCGGCAAATCCACGAGCGCGCGGACAAGCTGCAGGTCGATCAGCGGCCGGCGCGGGTGGATTCGATCCTGGTGCCGGATGTGTGGCTCAAGCCGGAGGTGGTGGTCGAAGTGATGGCGGACGAAATCACGCCGAGCCCGAGGCACACCGCCGGCAAGATCGGGGACGAGCCTGGGTTCGCGCTTCGTTTTCCGCGAATCGTCTCCTTCCGCAGCGCGGACAAGAGGCCTGAGGACGCGACGACCGTCAAGGAGATCGCCGAGCTGTTCGCGCAGCAGCGGCAGCGTAAGCAACCCGCCTGA
- a CDS encoding NUDIX domain-containing protein → MSVQSAGLVLYRRHDGKVEVLLVHPGGPFWQKRDEGVWSIPKGELAEKEAAFDVARREFQEELGAPPPGGQITSLGAVRQAGGKIVHAWAVLGDLDVTRTTSNTFELEWPPRSAKMQTFPEVDRAAWFDLDTARRKLIPAQRAFIDRLEEQL, encoded by the coding sequence TTGAGCGTCCAGAGCGCCGGCCTCGTTCTCTATCGCCGACACGACGGGAAAGTCGAGGTGCTCCTCGTCCATCCGGGGGGGCCGTTCTGGCAGAAACGTGACGAGGGTGTGTGGTCGATACCGAAGGGTGAGCTCGCCGAGAAGGAAGCAGCCTTCGACGTGGCCCGGCGCGAATTTCAAGAGGAACTCGGGGCGCCCCCACCTGGAGGTCAGATCACATCGCTCGGCGCCGTGCGGCAGGCGGGAGGCAAGATCGTCCATGCTTGGGCTGTGCTGGGCGACCTCGACGTCACCCGGACGACCAGCAACACGTTCGAGCTGGAGTGGCCGCCGCGGTCCGCGAAGATGCAGACGTTCCCTGAAGTCGATCGGGCCGCATGGTTTGACCTGGACACCGCGCGTCGCAAGCTGATACCCGCCCAGCGCGCTTTCATCGATCGCCTGGAGGAGCAGCTGTGA
- a CDS encoding DUF1684 domain-containing protein, with protein sequence MKTSELQRFRAEKNEVFAKDPHSPLTSEQRRAFGGLAYFDENPRLVILASVDRNVEPDEVRMATTGGEEQVYRRYGLVRFQVDDQPAQLVLYASDDSDELFIPFRDATSGHETYPAGRYLEVHAHGDDVTIDFNYAYNPNCAYDPSWSCPVPPPENWLKVPIRAGEKTFAGGHDTTS encoded by the coding sequence ATGAAGACATCGGAGTTGCAGCGGTTCCGTGCGGAGAAGAACGAGGTGTTTGCCAAGGACCCGCACTCGCCGTTGACGTCCGAGCAACGGCGCGCGTTCGGTGGGCTGGCCTATTTCGACGAGAATCCACGACTCGTCATCCTCGCCAGTGTTGATCGTAATGTTGAGCCCGATGAGGTGCGCATGGCGACCACGGGCGGCGAGGAACAGGTCTACCGTCGCTATGGTCTCGTGCGCTTCCAGGTGGACGATCAGCCGGCACAATTGGTCCTGTATGCCTCAGATGATTCAGACGAGCTCTTCATCCCGTTCCGGGACGCCACATCGGGGCACGAGACTTATCCCGCGGGCCGCTATCTGGAAGTGCACGCCCACGGCGACGACGTCACGATCGACTTCAACTACGCGTACAACCCCAACTGCGCATACGACCCATCCTGGAGCTGTCCCGTGCCGCCTCCGGAGAACTGGCTCAAGGTCCCGATCCGCGCCGGCGAGAAAACGTTCGCGGGCGGGCATGACACTACGTCCTAA
- a CDS encoding methyltransferase domain-containing protein has product MEAQDWDERYRGATLLWTERPNQFLVEEISGLEPGRALDLGTGEGRNAVWLAEQGWQVTAVDFSRVALDRGAAIAQRSGVDVEWVHADLTQYRPAVAAFDLVVILYLHLPPAARRGVLDQAAGALRPGGRLLIVGHDLENRAAGHGGPQDPSVLYAPDRIASELPGLTMARAQTVKRHVQTIDGVAAAFDTLVLAVRPAIQPANLATVTARWSGTPFQFDITGPRGQVVTVDEAPPLGQGRGMTPCEVLLGSLATCSAISAVSLLQKMHQPLRSLFIRVEGTQQPEWPKAFTDIHLQFVVGGDGSFDVASVKRAIDLATTRYCPVSATMELGQGGCRIDAGFTIVNDAPAGLE; this is encoded by the coding sequence ATGGAGGCGCAGGACTGGGATGAGCGCTATCGAGGCGCGACCCTCCTCTGGACGGAACGACCGAACCAGTTCCTGGTCGAGGAGATCAGCGGGCTCGAGCCGGGCCGCGCGCTCGACCTGGGCACGGGCGAGGGGCGCAATGCCGTCTGGCTGGCGGAGCAAGGATGGCAGGTCACCGCGGTGGACTTCTCGCGGGTGGCCCTCGACCGTGGCGCGGCAATCGCCCAACGCAGCGGCGTGGACGTCGAGTGGGTGCACGCGGACCTGACCCAATACCGACCAGCCGTGGCGGCGTTCGATCTTGTCGTCATCCTGTATCTGCACCTCCCGCCCGCTGCCCGGCGCGGCGTCCTCGACCAGGCGGCTGGGGCGCTTCGCCCCGGTGGACGGCTGCTGATCGTCGGGCACGACCTCGAGAATCGCGCCGCCGGCCACGGCGGTCCCCAGGACCCGAGCGTGCTGTACGCGCCCGACCGGATCGCGTCCGAGCTGCCCGGGCTGACAATGGCCCGCGCGCAAACCGTAAAACGTCACGTGCAGACGATCGACGGTGTCGCCGCGGCGTTCGACACGCTAGTGCTCGCCGTGAGGCCAGCCATCCAGCCGGCTAACCTCGCGACGGTCACCGCCCGCTGGTCCGGCACGCCATTCCAGTTCGACATCACGGGTCCTCGCGGGCAGGTCGTCACGGTCGATGAGGCGCCGCCGCTGGGACAGGGTCGCGGAATGACGCCCTGCGAGGTGCTGCTGGGCTCGCTCGCCACCTGCTCGGCGATCAGCGCGGTCTCACTCCTGCAGAAGATGCATCAGCCACTGCGCTCGCTGTTCATCCGTGTGGAAGGGACGCAGCAGCCCGAATGGCCGAAGGCCTTCACGGACATCCACCTGCAGTTCGTCGTTGGCGGCGATGGATCCTTCGACGTGGCTTCGGTGAAGAGGGCGATCGATCTCGCAACCACGCGCTACTGCCCCGTCAGCGCCACCATGGAACTAGGTCAGGGCGGCTGCC